A genomic window from Gemmatimonadota bacterium includes:
- a CDS encoding HPr family phosphocarrier protein, whose amino-acid sequence MLERRATVKNKLGIHARPAALLVQAAAKFTSEITLEKDGLAINGKSIMGVMMLAAEVDSVITVRVEGEDACTALDHIVEMIESKFD is encoded by the coding sequence ATGCTGGAACGACGGGCTACGGTAAAAAACAAACTGGGTATTCACGCGAGACCCGCGGCTTTACTGGTACAGGCGGCGGCTAAATTTACTTCTGAAATTACACTGGAAAAAGATGGTCTGGCAATTAATGGCAAAAGCATTATGGGTGTGATGATGTTGGCTGCGGAAGTGGATTCTGTGATCACGGTGCGGGTTGAAGGTGAAGATGCCTGCACCGCACTGGATCATATCGTCGAAATGATCGAATCAAAATTTGACTGA
- a CDS encoding geranylgeranylglyceryl/heptaprenylglyceryl phosphate synthase, whose amino-acid sequence MSIFEQLVAIRNRRGAGFLPYLDPDRLDKKDLGRTASLCEAQGADAILIGGSFLLSTNFDRMVREVVSAVDIPVIIFPGDTNQISAAADAIMFLSLISGRNPELLIGQHVKAAPILKAHGLEAIATGYALVDTGQLTTAEYVSNTRPLPRDKPEIAMAHALAAEYLGMQCVYLDAGSGPELMVPEKIVQAVCSYVSIPIIVGGGIRDPEAAAKRVALGASFVVVGSIFEETGWDAALIGAFSSAIHCLD is encoded by the coding sequence ATGTCGATATTTGAACAGTTGGTGGCTATTCGCAATCGTCGCGGGGCGGGGTTTTTGCCCTATCTGGATCCCGATAGGCTCGACAAAAAAGATCTGGGGCGCACGGCCTCTCTTTGCGAAGCGCAAGGAGCAGACGCCATTTTGATCGGCGGCAGTTTTTTGTTATCCACCAATTTTGATCGCATGGTGCGCGAGGTCGTAAGCGCTGTAGATATTCCGGTGATTATATTTCCCGGTGATACCAACCAGATCTCAGCGGCTGCTGATGCGATTATGTTTTTGTCGCTTATCAGTGGACGCAATCCCGAATTGCTTATTGGGCAACACGTTAAGGCCGCGCCAATTTTGAAAGCACACGGCTTAGAGGCGATTGCAACCGGCTACGCGCTCGTGGATACCGGGCAGTTGACCACAGCCGAATACGTGAGCAACACACGTCCCTTGCCGCGCGACAAACCCGAGATTGCAATGGCACACGCTCTTGCCGCTGAGTATTTGGGTATGCAATGCGTGTATTTGGATGCTGGCAGCGGGCCAGAGTTGATGGTACCTGAAAAAATAGTACAGGCAGTTTGTAGTTATGTGTCGATTCCCATAATTGTCGGCGGTGGCATTCGCGATCCCGAAGCTGCGGCAAAACGGGTCGCCCTGGGTGCATCTTTTGTGGTGGTTGGCAGTATTTTTGAAGAAACGGGCTGGGATGCCGCATTGATTGGCGCGTTTTCCTCTGCCATTCACTGTCTCGACTGA
- a CDS encoding carbohydrate kinase family protein — MAISSGAVLCYGVMGIDQIVQVAWFPERNGHTRAFRDEEFVGGEATNTAVTLSGLGVNVRLMGCALGDDRRGALFWRAMRQFDVDIRRLDIDPSVRTGHAVILSDVNGGRTICGHFPDVRSRPLTEADLDGVALLSVDPFLGENAVRAAQIARACDVTVFAIELTPDHPLAKFCDVVINSDGFMRRHRMGMPSDVAVGLLKAGIETVVITRGKQGCQVFQENGNSFEQPAYQVTARDTTGAGDAFRAGLIYGYLQGWTLTRSVQFASGSAALTCTRAGGAGHIHGEEQVLQLIAED; from the coding sequence ATGGCTATTTCATCTGGTGCAGTGTTGTGTTACGGTGTAATGGGTATCGATCAAATCGTGCAAGTGGCCTGGTTTCCTGAGCGCAATGGACACACGCGCGCGTTTCGCGACGAAGAATTTGTCGGTGGGGAAGCGACCAATACAGCGGTGACGTTGAGCGGGTTGGGGGTCAATGTGCGGTTGATGGGGTGTGCATTGGGCGATGACCGCAGGGGCGCGCTTTTTTGGCGCGCAATGCGTCAATTTGATGTGGATATCCGCAGGCTCGATATAGATCCAAGTGTTCGCACCGGGCACGCTGTTATCCTGTCTGACGTCAATGGTGGGCGAACGATTTGTGGACATTTCCCCGATGTGCGTAGCAGGCCACTAACTGAGGCGGATCTCGATGGTGTTGCCCTGTTGTCGGTCGATCCTTTTTTGGGTGAAAATGCAGTCCGAGCAGCTCAAATTGCGCGGGCTTGTGATGTGACGGTGTTTGCTATTGAACTGACGCCCGATCATCCGCTTGCAAAATTCTGTGATGTGGTGATAAATTCTGACGGCTTTATGCGCCGACACCGAATGGGCATGCCTTCGGATGTGGCGGTCGGGCTTTTGAAGGCGGGTATAGAAACTGTGGTGATTACCAGGGGAAAACAGGGATGTCAGGTTTTTCAGGAAAATGGCAATAGTTTTGAACAGCCCGCATATCAGGTCACTGCGCGCGATACAACAGGAGCGGGAGATGCCTTTCGAGCCGGTCTTATTTACGGGTATTTGCAGGGCTGGACGCTGACGCGCAGTGTGCAATTTGCCAGTGGAAGTGCGGCATTGACCTGTACCAGGGCCGGTGGTGCAGGCCATATTCACGGGGAAGAACAGGTCTTGCAACTGATTGCTGAAGATTGA
- the ptsP gene encoding phosphoenolpyruvate--protein phosphotransferase translates to MKYLKGIQASPGIAIAPVYLYDPEEFPVDQRRIDPRDIPAEKTRLQEAIKAVSEDLAATRAHVEDILGKEHAQIFDAHLLMLQDPMLLELTYPHIEKYNAEYAFWTTFQNLRRQFEAFQDDYLRERGADLLGITKRVLAKLGNWEKAGLDRLPDKSIVVARDLLPDDMAHLQPDRVLGLVTEVGGSTSHAIILARGLEIPAVVSVANALSNARIGDVAIVDGHRGHLILNPDDKTLAQYRDLAEKLRRRKAGLVDSRDLPAQTEDGVRVALQANVELPSEVHSAMDYGAEGVGLYRTEYLYLSSDILPDEASQVTAYSQMAKRIAPHPLVIRTLDLGGDKMSHVLNTQTEMNPFLGLRSIRLTLRHRDLFKVQLRAILKASAVGNVKLMLPLISGIDELREALAVLNDVREELTREGVPFDPQCPVGVMIEVPSAALIADQLAREVDFFSIGTNDLIQYTLAVDRGNDLVSYLFDPFHPAVLRLIKIVVDAAHEQNIPVTVCGEMAGDPRSGLLLMGLGVDKLSMTPSALPEVKRAIRNTSFKRLQALGEDVLNMHEVTDIRARVNATLSDDNETFVGGESGENTLQMRLSLF, encoded by the coding sequence ATGAAATATCTCAAAGGCATACAGGCGTCTCCGGGCATTGCAATTGCACCGGTATATTTATACGATCCAGAAGAGTTTCCCGTGGATCAACGCCGGATAGATCCTCGCGATATTCCCGCAGAAAAAACGAGACTGCAGGAGGCAATCAAAGCAGTATCCGAGGATTTGGCGGCAACGCGGGCGCATGTCGAGGACATACTGGGCAAAGAGCACGCGCAGATATTCGACGCGCATCTGCTCATGTTGCAAGACCCCATGCTTCTCGAGCTTACATATCCACATATAGAAAAATATAATGCTGAATACGCTTTCTGGACGACTTTCCAGAATCTGCGTCGTCAATTTGAAGCGTTTCAAGATGATTATTTGAGAGAACGCGGTGCTGATTTATTGGGCATTACAAAGCGGGTATTGGCCAAATTGGGGAATTGGGAAAAAGCCGGATTAGACCGATTGCCCGACAAATCAATTGTCGTTGCACGCGATTTGCTGCCCGATGATATGGCGCACTTGCAACCCGACCGAGTTTTGGGGCTTGTGACAGAGGTTGGTGGTTCCACGTCTCACGCAATTATTCTGGCGCGCGGGTTAGAGATTCCCGCTGTTGTCAGCGTTGCCAACGCGCTATCTAATGCGCGTATTGGCGATGTGGCAATAGTAGATGGTCACCGCGGGCATTTGATACTTAATCCGGATGATAAAACACTCGCGCAGTATCGGGATCTGGCTGAAAAACTGAGAAGGCGAAAAGCCGGGTTGGTCGATTCCCGAGATTTGCCCGCCCAGACTGAGGACGGTGTTCGGGTCGCGTTGCAGGCCAATGTAGAATTGCCCAGCGAGGTGCATTCTGCGATGGATTACGGTGCTGAGGGCGTCGGGTTGTACCGCACGGAATATCTCTATCTCTCCAGCGATATTTTGCCCGATGAGGCCTCGCAGGTTACTGCTTATTCGCAAATGGCCAAGCGCATTGCGCCACATCCCCTCGTGATTCGCACCCTGGATCTGGGGGGCGATAAAATGTCGCATGTGCTCAATACACAGACAGAGATGAATCCCTTTTTGGGGCTGCGTTCCATCCGGCTGACGTTGAGGCACCGCGATCTTTTCAAAGTACAGCTCCGGGCAATTTTAAAAGCGAGTGCCGTTGGCAATGTGAAGTTGATGTTGCCTCTGATTTCGGGGATTGACGAATTGCGCGAGGCCCTTGCCGTGCTCAATGATGTGCGCGAAGAACTGACGCGAGAAGGTGTGCCTTTTGATCCTCAGTGTCCCGTTGGAGTTATGATCGAAGTCCCTTCTGCGGCGCTGATAGCCGATCAATTGGCAAGGGAAGTCGATTTTTTCAGTATTGGCACCAACGACCTGATCCAGTACACGCTTGCTGTTGATCGCGGCAATGATCTCGTCTCGTATTTATTCGATCCGTTTCACCCCGCGGTGTTGCGATTGATCAAGATCGTGGTCGATGCTGCGCACGAACAAAATATACCGGTGACTGTTTGCGGCGAGATGGCGGGCGATCCGCGTTCTGGACTGTTGCTGATGGGCCTGGGGGTTGACAAGCTGTCGATGACGCCTTCGGCATTGCCCGAGGTCAAACGCGCAATTCGCAATACATCCTTTAAGCGGCTTCAGGCACTTGGCGAAGATGTGCTCAATATGCATGAGGTCACAGATATTCGGGCGCGTGTAAACGCCACTTTATCCGATGATAATGAGACGTTCGTTGGTGGGGAAAGTGGTGAGAATACACTACAAATGAGATTGTCATTGTTCTGA